From Desulfobacterales bacterium, a single genomic window includes:
- a CDS encoding AbrB/MazE/SpoVT family DNA-binding domain-containing protein, with amino-acid sequence MRARIVKIGNSQGIRIPKPLLKESGIDKEIDLKVENNRLIITPIKDAPIKDARKGWDKAFSTINPYIEDSLNEYQNISNQWDETEWQW; translated from the coding sequence ATGAGAGCACGTATTGTCAAAATTGGTAATTCTCAAGGAATTCGTATTCCTAAACCGTTATTAAAGGAAAGTGGGATAGATAAAGAAATTGATTTGAAAGTAGAAAATAATCGGTTGATTATTACTCCGATTAAAGATGCTCCAATTAAGGATGCTCGTAAAGGATGGGACAAAGCCTTTTCAACTATAAATCCATATATAGAAGACTCATTAAATGAATATCAAAATATTTCTAATCAATGGGATGAAACGGAATGGCAATGGTAA